A region of uncultured Draconibacterium sp. DNA encodes the following proteins:
- a CDS encoding SDR family oxidoreductase yields MKIGVTGATGQLGQLVVEQLKQKTAAENIVALVRTPEKAAALGVEAHAFDYEKPEGLAGALKGIDRLLLISGSEIGKREQQHKNVIDAAKKAGVSWIVYTSLLHADTSSLSLAGEHLATEATLKNSGIEHTILRNGWYTENYTASIAGALGAGAFVGSAGEGKISSATRADFAEAAAVVLTNEEYKGKKFELAGDESYTLTDLAAEISKQTGKDIPYNNLPEGEYAKILKSVGLPELFADAIASWDTGASKGDLFDDSKQLSKLIGRPTTPLAHAVKAVL; encoded by the coding sequence ATGAAAATAGGAGTAACTGGAGCAACAGGACAATTAGGACAATTGGTTGTTGAACAATTAAAACAAAAAACAGCAGCAGAAAATATTGTAGCATTGGTTCGTACACCCGAAAAAGCTGCCGCACTTGGTGTTGAAGCACATGCTTTCGACTACGAAAAACCGGAAGGACTGGCCGGAGCACTGAAAGGTATCGATCGTTTATTATTGATTTCGGGAAGCGAGATCGGGAAACGCGAACAACAACACAAAAACGTGATTGACGCTGCGAAAAAAGCCGGTGTTAGCTGGATTGTTTACACCAGTCTATTGCATGCCGACACCTCATCATTAAGTTTGGCCGGCGAACACCTGGCTACCGAAGCAACATTGAAAAACTCGGGTATTGAGCATACCATTTTACGTAACGGCTGGTATACCGAAAACTATACCGCATCGATTGCAGGAGCATTGGGTGCAGGAGCATTTGTGGGCAGCGCGGGCGAAGGAAAAATATCGTCAGCAACACGTGCCGACTTTGCTGAAGCTGCTGCAGTGGTTTTGACAAACGAAGAATACAAAGGCAAAAAATTTGAGTTGGCCGGCGACGAGAGTTATACGCTAACCGACCTTGCAGCAGAGATCTCGAAACAAACAGGAAAGGATATCCCATACAACAATCTTCCTGAAGGCGAGTACGCTAAAATTTTGAAAAGCGTGGGTTTGCCTGAACTATTTGCCGATGCCATTGCCAGTTGGGATACCGGAGCTTCAAAAGGAGACTTGTTTGATGATTCAAAACAACTATCAAAATTAATTGGAAGGCCAACCACTCCTCTGGCTCATGCTGTAAAAGCCGTATTGTAA
- a CDS encoding ABC transporter permease, producing the protein MKQLRSFIKKEFFHIFRDPRTVLILFGIPVIQLLVFGTAIKSEIKDVHIAIYDQSKDETTQEITNKLLSSGYFLLDENLDNLDDIDAIFRKGKVREVIVFENNFGQTLGKEGLAKMQLIADASDPNIAKLAISYTTAIVNDYIRKLYPEMQMPMQITPEVRMYFNEEMKSAYMFVPGVMALILMLISAMMTSISITREKELGTMEILLVSPLRPVQIIVGKVLPYLLLSIANAFIIVLIGHFVFGVPVNGSFILLMIETILFIMMALCLGILISTAAKNQMAAMFISMIGLMLPTILLSGFIFPIENMPVVLQYFTHIMPARYFITIVRTIMLKGTGILFIWKETAVLIAMTVFFIAVSVRKFKIRLE; encoded by the coding sequence ATGAAACAACTAAGATCATTCATAAAAAAAGAATTCTTCCACATTTTTCGCGATCCGCGGACAGTGCTGATACTTTTTGGAATTCCGGTTATACAACTTTTGGTCTTTGGCACAGCAATAAAAAGTGAAATTAAAGATGTTCACATTGCCATTTACGACCAGTCGAAAGATGAAACGACACAGGAAATCACGAATAAGCTGCTTTCTTCGGGCTATTTTTTATTAGATGAAAACCTGGATAACCTTGATGACATTGACGCCATTTTCCGAAAAGGGAAAGTGCGCGAGGTGATTGTTTTTGAGAACAACTTTGGGCAAACTCTGGGAAAAGAAGGCCTTGCAAAAATGCAACTGATTGCCGATGCTTCCGATCCGAATATTGCAAAACTGGCCATTTCGTACACAACAGCCATTGTAAACGACTACATCCGCAAATTGTATCCAGAAATGCAAATGCCCATGCAAATTACACCCGAAGTACGCATGTATTTTAACGAAGAAATGAAAAGTGCCTACATGTTTGTTCCGGGAGTGATGGCGCTGATTTTAATGCTCATTTCGGCCATGATGACTTCCATTTCAATTACTCGCGAAAAGGAACTGGGAACGATGGAAATCCTGCTCGTATCGCCATTACGTCCCGTTCAGATCATTGTTGGGAAAGTACTCCCCTACCTTTTACTGTCGATCGCCAATGCATTTATCATTGTGCTGATCGGTCATTTTGTTTTTGGCGTACCGGTAAATGGCAGCTTTATTTTACTCATGATCGAAACCATCCTTTTTATTATGATGGCGCTGTGTCTGGGAATCTTAATTTCAACGGCAGCAAAAAACCAAATGGCAGCTATGTTTATTTCAATGATCGGACTAATGTTGCCAACGATATTACTTTCCGGGTTTATTTTCCCCATCGAAAATATGCCGGTTGTATTGCAATATTTCACTCACATAATGCCTGCCCGCTACTTTATTACCATAGTCAGAACCATTATGCTGAAAGGAACCGGCATCCTTTTTATTTGGAAAGAAACAGCAGTATTAATTGCTATGACCGTGTTTTTTATTGCGGTTAGTGTTAGGAAGTTTAAGATTAGGCTGGAGTAG
- a CDS encoding GIY-YIG nuclease family protein, whose product MRDHNYFVYIMTNKNKTVLYIGVTGDLQKRIFEHENGIIPGFSKKYNCHYLVYYEHFQNINEAIDREKQLKKWRQEKRNNSLAHLIMIGDSLMRK is encoded by the coding sequence ATGAGAGATCATAACTATTTCGTTTATATCATGACCAACAAGAATAAAACGGTTCTTTATATTGGAGTGACCGGAGATTTACAAAAAAGGATATTTGAGCACGAAAATGGCATTATTCCGGGATTTTCAAAAAAATATAATTGCCATTATTTGGTATATTATGAACACTTCCAAAATATAAATGAAGCGATTGACAGAGAGAAACAACTAAAAAAATGGAGACAAGAAAAAAGGAACAACTCATTAGCACATTTAATAATGATTGGAGATTCCTTAATGCGCAAATAA
- a CDS encoding ABC transporter ATP-binding protein — translation MEKEIIISARNLVKKFGHFTANDNLSFEVKKGEIFGFLGANGAGKTTAIRILCGLSSPTLGEVNVAGFDIYHETEKIKKNIGYMSQKFSLYEDLTILENIKLYAGIYGISRKQRKVKEAELLQKLELENVKNKLIGDLPLGWKQKLAFSVAIFHDPKIVFLDEPTGGVDPVTRRKFWDLIYEAAHNGITVFVTTHYMDEAEYCDRVSIMNAGKIEALDTPAKLKEKYNATNMDEVFLKIAR, via the coding sequence ATGGAAAAAGAAATAATCATTTCAGCAAGAAACCTGGTCAAAAAATTTGGTCATTTTACCGCGAACGACAACCTTTCATTTGAAGTGAAAAAGGGTGAGATTTTTGGATTTCTGGGAGCCAACGGAGCCGGAAAAACAACGGCGATTCGTATACTTTGTGGCCTCTCGTCACCAACATTGGGCGAGGTAAATGTTGCCGGTTTTGACATTTACCATGAAACTGAAAAAATAAAAAAGAACATCGGTTATATGAGTCAGAAATTCTCGTTGTATGAAGACCTTACCATTTTAGAGAATATAAAATTATATGCCGGTATTTACGGAATTAGCCGCAAACAGCGTAAAGTAAAAGAAGCCGAGCTATTACAAAAACTTGAGCTGGAAAATGTAAAAAACAAACTCATTGGCGATTTGCCGTTGGGCTGGAAACAAAAGCTGGCCTTTTCAGTGGCTATCTTTCACGATCCTAAAATTGTATTTCTCGATGAACCGACCGGAGGCGTTGACCCGGTTACCCGACGTAAATTCTGGGATTTGATTTACGAAGCCGCTCATAATGGCATTACTGTTTTTGTAACCACACATTACATGGATGAAGCCGAATATTGCGATCGCGTTTCGATTATGAATGCCGGGAAAATTGAAGCACTCGACACGCCGGCAAAACTGAAAGAAAAATATAATGCAACCAACATGGACGAAGTGTTTTTGAAGATAGCACGATAG
- a CDS encoding ABC transporter permease produces the protein MKTIFYILQKEFRQIFRNKTILPMIFFVPIMQMLILVFAATYDMKRIDLVVVDHDMSENSRQLIAKFDGIPFFHVHHLEQSEKLAEDQLLNDEADAILVFPVDFERNLIRDDESKVQILINAIESNSAQLIYAYSANIISDFNKDIIAEWKGIPEFTPPTKVEITENYWYNPELDYKWFMAPGILAILVTIIGMFMSGMNLVREKEIGTIEQLNVTPLKKYQFILGKLVPFWIIGLFDLAFGLTIAWLVFDLPIVGSLFTLFFMAGIYLIGVLGLGLFISTLADTQQQVMFVSFFFMMIFVLMGGIFTPVESMPDWAQTIDRLNPIYYFMRVMRMVVLKGSTISDLLQELVSLSILGITFLSLAIWRYRKTA, from the coding sequence ATGAAAACAATATTCTACATACTACAAAAAGAATTCCGCCAGATATTTCGGAACAAGACCATTCTGCCGATGATCTTTTTCGTTCCGATTATGCAAATGCTGATACTGGTGTTTGCGGCGACCTATGATATGAAACGAATCGATTTGGTAGTGGTTGACCACGACATGTCGGAAAACTCGAGGCAACTGATCGCGAAATTTGATGGGATTCCTTTTTTTCATGTGCATCATTTAGAACAATCTGAAAAACTCGCCGAAGACCAACTATTAAATGACGAAGCAGATGCTATTCTTGTTTTCCCTGTAGATTTTGAGCGTAACCTCATTCGAGACGATGAATCGAAGGTGCAAATTTTAATAAATGCTATCGAAAGTAATTCGGCTCAACTGATTTATGCTTATTCGGCAAACATCATCAGCGATTTTAACAAGGACATTATTGCCGAATGGAAAGGAATCCCGGAATTTACACCGCCCACAAAAGTTGAAATAACTGAGAACTACTGGTACAATCCCGAGCTGGATTACAAGTGGTTTATGGCACCAGGAATTTTGGCAATTCTTGTTACAATCATAGGCATGTTTATGTCGGGAATGAACCTTGTCCGCGAAAAGGAAATCGGTACAATCGAGCAACTCAACGTAACGCCGCTAAAAAAATACCAGTTTATTCTTGGCAAACTTGTTCCGTTCTGGATTATCGGCCTGTTCGATCTGGCTTTTGGGTTAACCATCGCCTGGCTGGTTTTCGATTTGCCAATTGTTGGCAGTCTGTTCACCTTGTTTTTTATGGCCGGTATTTACCTCATCGGGGTACTGGGGCTCGGACTGTTTATTTCTACGCTTGCCGACACCCAGCAACAGGTTATGTTTGTTAGTTTTTTCTTTATGATGATTTTTGTACTGATGGGCGGCATCTTCACTCCGGTTGAAAGTATGCCCGACTGGGCACAAACCATCGACCGGCTTAACCCGATCTACTATTTTATGCGGGTAATGCGCATGGTTGTATTAAAAGGCTCAACCATTTCCGACCTTTTACAGGAACTCGTTTCCTTGTCGATTCTTGGAATTACATTCTTAAGCCTGGCTATATGGCGTTACCGGAAAACAGCATAA
- a CDS encoding Na/Pi cotransporter family protein, whose translation MNYSLLDFLTLIGALGLFLYGMKLMSEALQKVAGGKLRNFLAAMTSNRFMGVITGLSITAIIQSSSATTVMIVSFVNAGLLTLTESAGVIMGANIGTTVTAWIISILGFKVKMSILAFPIIGIGFPLVFSKKTRNKSWGEVLVGFALLFIGLESLKASVPNIGENPEILEFLKHFTGMGMGSNLIFLLIGTLLTVVIQSSSATMALTLVMCNNGWIEFDHAAAMVLGENIGTTITANIAAMVANSSAKRAARIHFLFNVVGVIWVLSVFPVFLRGVDSITQSVTGNSAFNNPGAIPIALSFFHTSFNVLNVLFQIWFVRHLVKLVQKLVPEKEDEEEFKLRFIKFGMLSTSELSLLQAKKEIIVYAQQTKKLFGRINNMLEEKNERKLVKQFNKIELGEDKSDQMEVSIANYLTKVSEGVLSKQSSKSISSMLRIVDEIESIGDSCLNIARALLRISDKKEKLTPKMKEKVSEMIKMVDKSMNIMIENLNKDNSEVDITEADAIEKQINRFRDKLRKDHVAKIENEQYSYQIGTLYKDIFSGLERVGDHVYDVTISIIDYAD comes from the coding sequence ATGAATTATTCCTTACTTGATTTCCTGACCTTAATCGGGGCACTGGGACTTTTCCTTTACGGGATGAAATTGATGAGCGAAGCGCTTCAGAAAGTGGCTGGTGGCAAACTACGTAACTTTTTAGCCGCCATGACTTCCAACCGGTTTATGGGTGTAATAACAGGGCTCTCAATCACTGCCATTATTCAATCGTCGAGCGCAACTACGGTAATGATCGTAAGTTTTGTAAATGCCGGACTTTTAACACTTACCGAATCGGCCGGTGTTATAATGGGCGCAAACATCGGAACGACCGTCACCGCCTGGATCATCTCGATTCTTGGGTTTAAGGTAAAAATGAGCATCCTGGCCTTCCCGATCATTGGTATTGGTTTTCCTCTTGTTTTTTCCAAAAAAACCAGAAACAAATCGTGGGGTGAAGTGCTGGTTGGTTTTGCATTGCTTTTTATTGGCCTGGAAAGTCTAAAGGCAAGTGTACCTAATATTGGCGAGAACCCCGAAATCCTTGAATTCCTGAAACACTTCACAGGAATGGGCATGGGATCGAACCTGATCTTTTTACTTATCGGCACCCTACTTACCGTTGTTATTCAATCGTCGAGTGCAACAATGGCACTAACGCTGGTAATGTGTAATAATGGCTGGATTGAATTTGACCACGCGGCGGCCATGGTACTTGGCGAAAATATCGGCACAACTATAACTGCGAATATTGCCGCGATGGTAGCCAACTCATCGGCAAAACGCGCTGCCCGGATTCACTTTCTCTTTAATGTGGTGGGTGTTATTTGGGTACTCTCTGTATTTCCGGTTTTCCTGCGTGGAGTAGATTCCATTACTCAATCGGTAACCGGAAACTCGGCATTTAACAATCCCGGGGCTATTCCGATAGCACTATCGTTCTTCCATACTTCGTTTAATGTTTTGAATGTGCTGTTTCAGATATGGTTTGTTCGACACCTCGTAAAGCTGGTCCAGAAGTTAGTTCCTGAAAAAGAAGATGAAGAAGAATTCAAGCTCCGGTTCATCAAATTCGGAATGCTGAGTACCAGCGAATTATCGCTACTTCAGGCAAAAAAGGAGATTATTGTTTATGCCCAGCAAACCAAAAAACTATTTGGCAGAATAAATAACATGCTCGAGGAAAAAAACGAACGTAAACTGGTTAAACAATTCAATAAAATTGAACTTGGCGAAGACAAAAGTGACCAAATGGAAGTTTCCATTGCCAATTACCTCACCAAAGTTTCGGAAGGCGTTTTGAGTAAACAATCGTCGAAAAGTATTAGTTCGATGCTCCGTATTGTTGACGAGATTGAAAGCATTGGAGACAGCTGTCTCAACATTGCACGAGCATTATTACGTATCAGTGATAAAAAAGAAAAGCTGACTCCGAAAATGAAAGAAAAAGTGTCGGAAATGATTAAAATGGTCGACAAGTCGATGAACATTATGATCGAAAACCTGAACAAGGACAATAGCGAAGTTGATATAACAGAGGCCGATGCCATTGAAAAACAGATTAACAGGTTTAGAGATAAATTACGAAAAGACCATGTTGCCAAAATAGAAAACGAGCAATACTCGTACCAAATAGGAACATTATACAAAGACATTTTCTCCGGGCTGGAAAGAGTTGGCGATCACGTTTACGACGTAACGATTTCGATTATTGATTACGCCGATTAA
- a CDS encoding AAA family ATPase has translation MYHLNSIKLETEKYPTREHYPFNLPLFSETKKLDFTNPVTLFVGQNGSGKSTLLEAIAVAAGIYIWRNNMNSRYMVNRYEATLHRYLKVSWVNGSVPGSFFGAQIFKDFATMLEEWATTDPGQLEFFGGKSLISQSHGQSLMSFFKSRYKLKGLYLLDEPETALSPSSQLELLRLISENSKGGHAQFIVATHSPILLACKNATIYNFDEMPVSKVEYEDTEHFRVYRDFLNHREKYLME, from the coding sequence ATGTACCATTTAAACAGTATAAAACTTGAAACGGAGAAATACCCAACCAGGGAGCACTATCCGTTTAATCTTCCTTTGTTTTCTGAAACAAAAAAACTTGATTTTACCAATCCGGTTACCTTGTTTGTGGGGCAAAACGGATCGGGTAAGTCTACATTGCTTGAAGCCATTGCCGTGGCAGCAGGAATTTATATCTGGCGGAATAATATGAATTCGCGATACATGGTTAACCGTTACGAGGCCACATTACATCGGTATTTGAAGGTTTCATGGGTGAACGGATCGGTTCCCGGATCTTTTTTCGGAGCGCAGATCTTCAAGGATTTTGCTACGATGCTGGAAGAATGGGCAACAACTGATCCCGGCCAGCTGGAGTTTTTTGGTGGTAAATCCTTGATTTCACAGTCGCACGGACAATCACTTATGTCGTTTTTTAAAAGTCGTTACAAGTTAAAAGGATTATACCTGCTCGATGAACCGGAAACTGCACTTTCGCCTTCCAGTCAGTTGGAATTGCTCCGGTTGATCAGCGAAAACTCAAAAGGGGGGCATGCCCAGTTTATTGTTGCCACACATTCGCCAATTTTGCTGGCGTGTAAAAATGCCACCATTTATAATTTCGATGAGATGCCGGTTTCGAAGGTGGAATATGAAGATACCGAGCATTTCAGGGTGTATCGCGATTTTTTGAATCACCGCGAAAAATACCTGATGGAATAG
- a CDS encoding CHAD domain-containing protein translates to MSEEFSLEIKEREYFEEGIFRVLDKLHSDSAKFITRTNRQHFYIHEVRTNIKKIRGLLRLLRHEIGDESYSEMNDYYRNLAQEVALLRDDTSQIELLNEIKSKLHNPAVTKALDIIISQHRRNRKKAFDHFKQSGHAEDIKQMILSLQQMMHSLNFAGDPESFILKSLQHVYRRARSAFELTEFLNDDEIYHYWRKQAKYLTYHLMLLNKAWPNSIRAYISDLSLLGSTLGKLHDLNLFHEAIKNKSILIPDKQSREKLMRYLYNRRLVLRKRVQALGEQCFAESSDAFAIRIFKNWENSVMHKKHLKLFVGHKSNKEIQCECNGD, encoded by the coding sequence ATGAGCGAAGAATTTAGTCTGGAAATAAAAGAACGTGAATATTTTGAAGAGGGCATTTTTCGTGTGCTCGACAAACTACATTCCGATTCGGCAAAGTTTATTACCCGCACCAACCGCCAGCACTTTTACATACATGAAGTACGCACAAATATTAAAAAAATACGGGGCTTGTTGCGTTTGCTGCGACACGAAATCGGCGATGAAAGCTATAGTGAAATGAATGACTACTATCGCAATCTGGCACAAGAAGTAGCCCTGCTACGCGATGATACTTCACAAATTGAACTGCTTAATGAGATAAAATCAAAACTGCACAATCCTGCTGTTACAAAAGCGCTCGACATAATTATTTCCCAACACCGCCGAAACAGAAAAAAAGCTTTCGACCATTTTAAACAATCGGGGCATGCCGAAGATATAAAGCAGATGATACTGAGCCTGCAGCAAATGATGCATAGCCTGAATTTTGCAGGCGATCCGGAATCCTTCATTCTTAAAAGCCTGCAACATGTTTATAGGCGTGCACGAAGTGCGTTTGAACTTACTGAATTTCTAAATGACGATGAGATTTACCACTATTGGCGAAAACAGGCAAAATACCTGACCTACCATTTAATGCTGCTGAATAAAGCCTGGCCAAATTCAATACGTGCATACATTAGCGATTTGAGTTTGTTGGGAAGCACATTGGGGAAACTGCACGATCTGAATTTGTTCCATGAGGCCATCAAAAACAAAAGCATTTTAATTCCAGATAAACAATCGCGCGAGAAATTGATGCGCTATTTATATAACCGCCGGTTGGTTTTAAGAAAACGCGTTCAGGCTCTTGGCGAACAATGTTTTGCAGAAAGCAGCGACGCTTTTGCGATCCGTATTTTCAAAAACTGGGAAAATTCGGTGATGCATAAAAAACACTTAAAGCTTTTTGTTGGTCATAAATCAAATAAAGAAATTCAGTGCGAATGCAACGGCGATTAG
- the ygiD gene encoding 4,5-DOPA dioxygenase extradiol, with protein sequence MERKQFLKTVLAAVPLTVAGMKLNALNKFTESLENTPKMPVLFLGHGSPMNAITENEFVKGFRKVSSEIKKPKAIVVVSAHWETQGTHVTAMEQPRTIHDFGGFPQELYEVQYPAPGMPQLAQDVKDMVQTSPIHLDDKWGLDHGAWSVIKHMYSDADVPVIQLSLDYRKTPQQHYVLAQELNKLREKGILIVGSGNNVHNLRMVHWGKLNENFGFDWANEANEKMKELILSGNHQDLINYSKMGRAFQLSIPTPEHYLPLLYALALQDKKDDISIFNDEPVGGSLAMTSVKIG encoded by the coding sequence ATGGAACGGAAACAATTTTTAAAAACAGTATTGGCAGCAGTGCCGCTAACAGTTGCAGGAATGAAATTGAACGCATTAAATAAATTTACAGAATCGTTGGAGAATACTCCAAAAATGCCGGTGCTTTTTCTTGGTCACGGGAGTCCGATGAATGCAATCACCGAAAACGAATTTGTTAAGGGTTTCAGAAAGGTTTCTTCCGAAATTAAAAAGCCAAAAGCGATTGTTGTTGTGTCGGCACACTGGGAAACTCAGGGAACACACGTAACCGCTATGGAACAACCTCGCACAATTCACGATTTTGGTGGTTTCCCTCAGGAACTTTATGAAGTGCAGTACCCTGCACCCGGAATGCCTCAATTGGCGCAGGATGTAAAAGATATGGTGCAAACCTCACCAATTCATCTCGACGATAAGTGGGGACTCGATCACGGTGCCTGGTCGGTTATAAAGCATATGTACTCTGATGCTGATGTTCCGGTGATTCAGTTGAGCCTTGACTACAGAAAAACGCCACAGCAACATTATGTACTGGCACAAGAACTGAATAAACTTCGCGAAAAAGGAATTTTGATTGTGGGCAGCGGTAATAACGTGCATAATCTACGAATGGTACACTGGGGGAAACTCAACGAAAACTTTGGCTTTGACTGGGCCAATGAAGCCAACGAAAAAATGAAAGAATTGATACTAAGCGGCAATCACCAGGATTTGATCAACTACTCGAAGATGGGCAGGGCTTTCCAGTTATCAATCCCAACACCTGAGCACTATTTGCCTTTGCTTTATGCACTGGCATTGCAGGATAAAAAAGATGACATTAGTATTTTTAATGATGAACCGGTTGGAGGCTCATTAGCTATGACCTCCGTAAAAATCGGGTAA
- a CDS encoding DUF1697 domain-containing protein: MKTYVAILRGINVSGKNKIKMDALKSSFSGLGFEQVQTYIQSGNVVFRYQETNSGNFADLINKQIQKDFGFDVPVLVLDVQELENIVKNNPFAVDGNREAQFLHVTFLKEKPANVNEEKITGHVKTGEEFAISDGAVYLYCPHGYGKTKLNNNFFESQLKVSATTRNWKTTLKLLEMAKVVEA, translated from the coding sequence ATGAAAACTTATGTAGCTATTTTACGCGGAATAAATGTTAGTGGGAAAAACAAAATAAAGATGGATGCTTTGAAATCCTCATTCAGCGGACTTGGCTTTGAACAGGTACAAACTTACATTCAAAGTGGTAATGTTGTTTTTCGTTATCAGGAGACAAATTCCGGTAATTTCGCAGATTTGATCAACAAACAAATACAGAAGGACTTTGGGTTTGATGTACCGGTTTTGGTTTTAGATGTACAAGAACTGGAAAATATCGTTAAAAACAATCCGTTTGCAGTAGATGGAAATCGAGAAGCTCAGTTTCTGCATGTTACATTTTTGAAAGAAAAACCGGCAAATGTAAATGAAGAAAAAATCACAGGACATGTAAAAACCGGAGAGGAATTTGCGATTTCTGATGGTGCCGTTTATTTGTATTGTCCACACGGGTATGGAAAGACCAAACTCAACAATAATTTTTTCGAGAGCCAATTAAAAGTGAGTGCAACTACCCGAAATTGGAAAACTACCTTAAAGTTGTTGGAAATGGCGAAGGTCGTTGAGGCCTAA
- a CDS encoding helix-turn-helix domain-containing protein, with product MNEILLKKYSTPESCPIRHVLDRIGDKWSMLILLLLEESGTLRFNEIHKYIKTISQKMLSSTLKSLEEDGLINRTVYPQIPPKVEYELTPRGKSLIPHLRNLVAWASTNMADIQNSRQNFAR from the coding sequence ATGAACGAAATTTTATTGAAAAAATATAGCACTCCCGAGTCCTGTCCAATTCGTCATGTATTAGATCGTATCGGTGATAAATGGTCGATGTTAATATTGTTGCTTCTCGAAGAAAGCGGAACCCTTCGTTTTAACGAGATTCACAAGTACATAAAAACCATTTCACAAAAGATGCTTTCCTCAACGCTTAAATCACTTGAGGAGGATGGTCTGATAAACCGTACTGTTTATCCTCAGATTCCTCCGAAGGTTGAATACGAGCTAACTCCGCGAGGGAAAAGTTTGATTCCGCATCTTCGAAATCTGGTAGCATGGGCATCAACCAATATGGCAGATATTCAAAATTCACGACAGAATTTCGCACGCTAA
- a CDS encoding ABC transporter ATP-binding protein — MIEINNITKSYKETKALTGINLHVKEGELFGLIGPDGAGKTTLIRILMTLLLPDSGEAELDGLDVVKNYKKIRKMVGYMPGRFSLYQDLSVEENLNFFATVFGTTVEENYDLIRDIYFQIEPFKNRRAGKLSGGMKQKLALSCALIHKPKILVLDEPTTGVDAVSRKEFWEMLKNLQKRGITILVSTPYMDEADLCDRVALIQNGQILDVDSPRRITEKFPRKIIQVGAQNMYKLISDLRAYEKAEAVYAFGQYAHFTGMNDEVETNELDNYLQNLGHENILAEEIPAGIEDVFMSLMESSRS, encoded by the coding sequence ATGATCGAAATAAACAACATAACAAAGTCTTACAAAGAAACCAAGGCGCTTACAGGTATCAACCTGCATGTGAAGGAAGGTGAACTTTTTGGATTGATTGGTCCTGACGGCGCAGGGAAAACTACCTTGATACGAATTTTGATGACACTGCTTTTGCCCGATTCCGGCGAGGCGGAATTAGACGGTCTGGATGTAGTAAAAAACTACAAGAAGATCCGGAAAATGGTTGGCTATATGCCGGGGCGTTTTTCGCTGTATCAAGACCTCAGTGTAGAAGAAAATCTAAACTTTTTTGCGACCGTTTTTGGTACAACAGTAGAAGAAAATTACGACCTGATCCGCGACATTTATTTCCAGATTGAACCATTCAAAAACCGCCGTGCCGGAAAACTGTCGGGCGGGATGAAACAAAAACTGGCGCTTTCGTGTGCTTTAATTCATAAACCCAAAATACTGGTGCTCGACGAACCAACAACGGGCGTTGATGCTGTTTCGAGAAAAGAGTTTTGGGAGATGCTCAAAAACCTGCAAAAAAGGGGAATCACAATTCTCGTTTCAACACCTTACATGGACGAAGCAGATCTTTGCGACCGGGTGGCACTGATACAAAACGGACAGATTCTTGATGTTGACTCTCCAAGACGCATAACGGAAAAATTTCCACGAAAGATTATTCAGGTGGGTGCCCAAAACATGTACAAACTCATCAGCGATTTACGGGCATACGAAAAGGCTGAAGCCGTTTATGCTTTTGGTCAGTATGCCCATTTTACAGGAATGAATGATGAAGTGGAAACCAACGAACTCGATAATTATCTGCAAAACCTTGGTCACGAGAATATATTGGCAGAAGAAATTCCGGCCGGCATTGAAGATGTGTTTATGAGTTTAATGGAGAGTAGTCGCAGTTGA